A single Azospirillum sp. TSA2s DNA region contains:
- a CDS encoding ABC transporter permease, translating into MTAAFVAGADVPLKRRLKRAERARQFRALGLVLPLLAFLLFTFVVPLAGMIWKSVDDWEVPQAMPQTVAALEHWNGQGLPDEAAFAALAADLRTAYDAGTLAVAAKRLNYIVNGYRTTLLSTGRKLKEQPAPGTAKETLIGINPAWGERESWTAIKSASGPVTSYYLLAAVDLTRNADGAIVQAPADQSIYREVFVRTFTIGFGVTALCLILGFPVAYLLANLPTGRSNLLMIFVLLPFWTSLLVRTCAWIVILQSEGIVNGSLQWLGVIDEPMRLIYNRFGVYMAMTHVLLPFMILPLYSVMRGISPAYMRAAASLGAPPMTAFLRIYLPQTIPGIGAGCLLVFILAIGYYITPALVGGAADQMISSFIAFYTTETVNWGLASALGAVLLLSTLVLALVYGKLALGRQTTGGLKN; encoded by the coding sequence ATGACAGCCGCCTTCGTTGCCGGCGCCGACGTGCCGTTGAAGCGTCGATTGAAACGGGCCGAGCGGGCCCGGCAGTTCCGTGCGCTGGGCCTGGTGCTGCCGCTGCTGGCCTTCCTGCTGTTCACCTTCGTCGTGCCGCTCGCCGGCATGATCTGGAAGTCGGTGGACGATTGGGAGGTGCCGCAGGCGATGCCGCAGACCGTGGCGGCGCTGGAGCATTGGAACGGCCAGGGGCTGCCCGACGAGGCCGCCTTCGCCGCGCTCGCCGCCGACCTCCGCACCGCGTATGACGCCGGCACGCTGGCCGTCGCCGCCAAGCGGCTGAACTACATCGTCAACGGCTATCGCACCACGCTGCTCTCCACCGGCCGCAAGCTGAAGGAGCAGCCGGCTCCCGGCACCGCCAAGGAGACGCTGATCGGCATCAACCCGGCCTGGGGCGAACGCGAGAGCTGGACCGCGATCAAGAGCGCCAGCGGCCCGGTCACCAGCTATTACCTGCTGGCCGCGGTCGACCTGACCCGCAACGCCGACGGCGCCATCGTCCAGGCCCCGGCGGACCAGTCGATCTACCGCGAGGTCTTCGTCCGCACCTTCACCATCGGCTTCGGCGTCACGGCGCTCTGCCTGATCCTGGGCTTCCCGGTGGCCTATCTGCTGGCGAACCTGCCGACCGGCCGGTCGAACCTGTTGATGATCTTCGTGCTGCTGCCCTTCTGGACATCGCTGCTGGTGCGCACCTGCGCCTGGATCGTGATCCTGCAGAGCGAGGGCATCGTCAACGGCTCCCTGCAATGGCTGGGCGTCATCGACGAGCCGATGCGGCTGATCTACAACCGGTTCGGCGTCTACATGGCGATGACCCATGTGCTGCTGCCCTTCATGATCCTGCCGCTCTACAGCGTCATGCGCGGCATCTCGCCGGCCTACATGCGGGCCGCCGCCTCGCTCGGCGCGCCGCCGATGACCGCCTTCCTGCGCATCTACCTGCCGCAGACCATTCCGGGGATCGGCGCCGGCTGCCTGCTCGTCTTCATCCTGGCCATCGGCTACTACATCACGCCGGCGCTGGTCGGTGGGGCCGCCGACCAGATGATTTCGTCCTTCATCGCCTTCTACACCACGGAAACGGTCAACTGGGGCCTCGCCTCGGCGCTGGGTGCAGTGCTGCTGCT
- a CDS encoding ABC transporter substrate-binding protein, which produces MSKIKVALGFAATFTALTALASAASARDLTVVSWGGAYQDVQKKVYFGPFKETGTPMNDESWDGGVGVLRAKVQGGASTWDVVQVESEELALGCDEGLYEKINYSKIGGEDIYLPATVNPCGVGAIVYDFVLGYDKDKLKDAPKSWADFFDTKKFPGKRGLRQGAKTTLEIALMADGVAPADVYKVLGTEAGIDRAFKKLDTIKNDIVWWKAGAQPPQLLASGEVAMTSVYNGRIDAANKNEKKNFGMVWNGALYTIDSWVILKGSPNQDAAYKFLNFVGKAENQAKLSEGIAYGTSNKKAPSLLPKAVLADLPTAPDNMKNAIEINTDFWLENIDRLTERFNKWAAK; this is translated from the coding sequence ATGTCGAAGATTAAGGTGGCTCTCGGTTTCGCTGCGACCTTCACCGCCCTCACGGCCCTGGCTTCGGCCGCAAGCGCCCGCGACCTGACCGTCGTGTCGTGGGGCGGCGCCTATCAGGACGTCCAGAAGAAGGTGTATTTCGGTCCGTTCAAGGAGACCGGCACCCCGATGAACGACGAATCCTGGGACGGCGGCGTCGGCGTCCTGCGCGCCAAGGTCCAGGGCGGCGCCTCCACCTGGGACGTGGTCCAGGTGGAGAGCGAGGAGCTGGCGCTGGGCTGCGACGAGGGCCTGTACGAGAAGATCAACTACTCCAAGATCGGCGGCGAGGACATCTATCTGCCGGCCACGGTCAATCCCTGCGGCGTCGGCGCCATCGTCTATGACTTCGTGCTCGGCTACGACAAGGACAAGCTGAAGGACGCGCCGAAGAGCTGGGCCGATTTCTTCGACACCAAGAAGTTCCCGGGCAAGCGCGGCCTGCGCCAGGGCGCCAAGACCACGCTGGAAATCGCGCTGATGGCCGACGGCGTGGCCCCGGCCGACGTCTACAAGGTGCTGGGCACCGAGGCCGGCATCGACCGCGCCTTCAAGAAGCTCGACACCATCAAGAACGACATCGTCTGGTGGAAGGCCGGCGCCCAGCCGCCGCAGCTGCTGGCCTCGGGCGAAGTGGCGATGACCTCGGTCTACAACGGCCGCATCGACGCCGCCAACAAGAACGAGAAGAAGAACTTCGGCATGGTGTGGAACGGCGCGCTCTACACCATCGACAGCTGGGTGATCCTGAAGGGCAGCCCGAACCAGGACGCCGCCTACAAGTTCCTGAACTTCGTCGGCAAGGCGGAGAACCAGGCCAAGCTGTCCGAAGGCATCGCCTACGGCACGTCGAACAAGAAGGCCCCGTCGCTGCTGCCGAAGGCCGTTCTGGCCGACCTGCCGACCGCGCCGGACAACATGAAGAACGCGATCGAGATCAACACTGACTTCTGGCTGGAGAACATCGACCGCCTGACCGAACGCTTCAACAAGTGGGCGGCGAAGTAA